In Podarcis muralis chromosome 7, rPodMur119.hap1.1, whole genome shotgun sequence, the genomic stretch GATTTTTATCTGGGTAGCTGAATGATGCCAATTACTATAAAATCCATTGGTGCTTAATTTATTTGATAACTGATTTTATTTGAGTAAATAATTACTCAAATTCACTGGTGTTCCTGATGGAAAACAAATCCACAAAGATTGGTTTCCATCTCCCCCTGTGCAGTTTCTCTTGCCTCTTCTAAGGTATTGGGGTTACTGGTACCCTTGCAGCCTGGCAGGACTGGGACTACAGGCGCTGATCTAAGGGCATGTTTGGCtgctctggatttcctgcacATCCGCCAGTCCTCAGGTTCCACTTGGTCCTTAACCtttgagtccacagcactttgtcAAAGGTGGGGGTCAGTGCCGACCTGAAGAAGGAGACAGACAAGAAACTGCCAGCGAAATcagcagaaaacaaaagcaagttCTCACAGGCAAAGCTGTTGGCTGGAGCTGTGAAACATCGGAGGTAAGTTCCCAGATGAATGAAGGTTCATTGTTGATGGAAAGTAAACAAGCTAACCTTTTGAGGCTTAAAATTGACCATCGCAATGTGGGGTGTGAAGTGGGGTAGATTCTGGGGTTTGAAATCTCTCAGGCAGAAATATACCAGGCTTTCCCATCTGAATAGGAGGTGTAAAGcccattgttattttttaaatttactgtatttactcaaatctaatgctcaccttttttgggacgcgggtggctagggacgcgggtggcgctgtgggtaaaagcctcagcgcctagggcttgccgatcgaaaggtcggcggttcgaatccccgcggcggggtgcgctcccgttgctcggtcccagcgcctgccaacctagcagttcgaaagcacccctgggtgcaagtagataaatagggaccgcttactagcgggaaggtaaacggcatttccgtgtgcggctctggctcgccagagcagcgatgtcacgctggccacgtgacctggaagtgtctccggacagcgctggcccctggcctcttgagtgagatgggcgcacaaccccagagtctgtcaagactggcccgtacgggcaggggtacctttacctttacctttttaatgctcaccttttttggccaaattacgttgcgaaaattaaggtgtgcattagatttgatggcacatttacatttgccagcaaatactttgtttggtttcaaggttttgaaaattgcggtgcgcattagattcaatagcgcattagattcgagtaaatacagtATTAGTGCTTTTTTGCCATGGCAACTCAGTGACCTACAGAACAACTTGCagtaccccaccccaccccagtggtTCCGGTCCTCTTTTTTGACTTTGCATTGTTTCCTTTCAGTTCAGAAGGTGCCAACAGTGTGAAAAGACTGAAACTCGATCCAGATCCTGACCATGACAAGACTCCAGGTAGGTGTGTTTGCATGGTGGGTTACGCTAGGCCTCGTATCGCCTGCTGTGCATTGGTCATGTTGCCTTCATGAACAGCTGATCagtcaacggggggggggggagtggagtgaAGGAGGGGTGCATTCTGTTGCAGAATATTGGGCAAAACCCATGAGGTGGctttcctggggaaaagtgactcCTGATATTGCAGTGAACCtaagacgagcctgctggatcaggccagtggcccatcccgttcagcatcccattctcacagtgggcaaccagatgcttgttggaaacccacaagcaggacatgagcacaagagccctctcccctgcaTAAATTCCTAGTagctggtatttggaagcattgctgcctctgactgtggagtaCATATCACTTGTCTTCTCAAAACAATGGTGATGTCATGAGCTGATAATTCAGTGACCTCTGTCCTAGAGCAATGGTCTTAGCCTGACAGTTTCAGGTTTGCAAGTGGATTGTTTCTGGACACCTCATGGGTAGCAGATGTAGCACCaatcccctccccaccaaaaaaggcTTCTGGATTCCTTCAaggaggagaaaagcaaagatctgtttaaaagagggttgggtgGGAGATATATGTATGTAAATTAAAGCTCAGCCCCATGTTGTGAGGGCTTGGGTTAAGGGGCATATCTCTTCATGGGGCtatgacaaattcatggaggataaggctttcagtggctgctggtcatgatggctgggaATCATCTGCAGTATCTGGGACACTCACTTCCCTCTGAACCCCAGTTGTGGGGGAATACAAGCAGGGTAATGAAACTGCACCACTGTCCCGCTTGCTAGCTTCCCATCCACAGCTGGGTAGTAGctatgggaacaggatgctggattaacaTGGGCTTTGGTTtgaccagcagggctcttctgttcTGATGGGGGTCCTTGGTCTGTTCTGTAATGTTTGAAGGTAACTGAAAGGAAGTACTGAAACAGATCTGTAGCTGAAAGGCCAGCAGCATCAGCTTTGCTCACCAAGGCTGTATCCACATGGTGGTTTATTCTGCTTccttgttagtttctgtttgagCTTTCACAATACGTAAAAGGCACTTTCAGAAATCCAGcagaatacagtataaaatgagtgctcatttccatgtaatTTCTTCTGTAAAAATCTGTTTGCAGGTAACATAGAAATGAGGACTACCTTCCActtgatttccagaagtggctgttACATTGTGTGAAAGAGCAAATATAACACAGAAACTAACAGCTAGGGTATTTCACCCCACCTGCCCCTCTGGTAGCTAGCTGTCATGGGGTCCCAGGCTTAGTGAAACTGTAGTGGCACTTCTGAATCAGAATTAAACAAGTGGGGCAACATGACAAGGAGGATGTCATgaactttggggggtgggggtggaattctatctctctctcactTGCCACCCCCCCCCTTGGGCCATTGGAGGCATTCAGTGAGAAACCAGTTTatggtccaggatcctgttctcatagtggccaaccagatgcctgtaggaaaccaccaagcaggattcaagcacaagggcCCTCTGCAACAGaagcacagaactgcagagtaggaaggggccacaaggttcatctagtccaaccccctgcaatgcaggaatcttgaatCCACAATGCTGAGATTAGTTGCTGCCTTCAACCATGGCAGCAGAGCACAGCTGTtcacggctagtagccatcaatacccCTCTCTTCCCTAaatttgtctaatgctcttttaaagccatccatgttggtaaCCATCACAGCCTCTTGTGAAAGTGAGTGCCATAATTTAACTATACACTGTGAAtaagtgctttttaaaatctgTCCTGAAAACCTTTCCTCTGGCCACActttccatgccatgcataactttataaacttctgtcatgccGCCTCTTGctcacctttcctctaaactaagaAGTTCCAAAAGCCTTTCCCCATAGTGGAATCTCTACATCCCTGTGGtcgttttggttgcccttttctgaaccttttgaggtgaggcaaccagaaccatacacagtattccaaatgtggccgCTCCATAGATTTGTCTTGGCAGCTttattttccaatcttcctctcccaacctccccccccccccatggctctcTTCCAGAAAAGCCGCCCTGTGTTCCTCTGAGCAGCGGCTCCGTGAGCGGCTCTgccctccactgtccctcagctgCCGTCTGCATTGGGATCCTGCCGGGCCTCGGGGCCTACTCTGGGAGCAGCGACTCAGAGTCCAGCTCGGACAGCGAAGGGACCATCAACTCCACCGGGAAGATCGTCTCCTCCGTGTTTCGGGGAAGCAACTTCTTTGATGCTCCGCTGTAGGCGTCTCCCCAGCCCCTTAGAAGCATGGGTAGGGATGCTCGTCATTTCTCTGTTTCCATCCCAACCATCCCCTAGACTCGCAACTTCTGTTCTCCTGTCTCTTATTTTCCAGAGAATACCAAAATAATGTACTGAATCAGTCTTTGTGCGTGTCTCTCTTCATATCCCCTGTCCTTCTCTCCGCTCTTAAGACTTGTGTTCAGTTTGGGAAGGGAGTACAGATTGGGGGAGACACACATCTTCAAAATCCAGAAAATCCAGAAAAGCATCCATTGtaccaacagcaacaaaagacTTGAGGCTTCTGAGGTTTACAGATGAGGACAGGAAAttccttgtatttttaaaaagattccaTGAATGAATAGATTGTTTGCTGGGGGTGTTCCAAGTTGGTTATACAAAGAAGCGTTTTTAGGGTGTAGCTGTCTGGCAGGTGCTGACATATCGGttggctgtctctctctctttagttTTTAAGTACTGGTTTTGTTGTGGGGAGAGTGCAAAATCGAGCAGATGGTAATGTGGATTGTCATGACACTGTAACGACGTTTTAGTGTTGCATCTGATTAAAGAACTCCtcaatgcattattatttttaccttgGAGCTTGCCATCTCTATTCACTTCTTATGCCTTACTTAGCTGTTTTCTCTTCAATGGAGGCTCCTGACCAGGTGTATCTCAGGTGCCCAAATTTCTTGTCAAGCAGTATGTGTGTGGGCATCTTCAGGTCAGCATTTGTCtacctagtgccctccatatgCTTTCAACCACAGCTGACATCAGTGTTGGcttgggctaatgggagttgtaagccaggACATCAGgctggcaaaagcacttgagcaaACTTGGAAGCTTGACTGTACTTAATCTTCTGCAAATTGAATGTATTTTATGGCATACTGCAGGGTGTCAGCAACTAAGCCATTGTTCAAGGAAATGATGGAGAATAGAATTAAAAGCTGCTACCTGCCAATGCTGTGTGCTAGGGCTAAGAAGCATGACTCCATCacattttattttccccagtACCTTTTCTCACTGTTGCTATGagcagttaagaaagtgaagaTTCTTCCTAAACACAGGATTATATAATATGGGAAGCTTGTGCTGTGGCAAATTTGAGATTTGGATATTGTGCATGTTTGTTATATACCATTTAAAATGAAGAGAGAGCAGAATGGTGTAGAGCCAGAGAGAAAGTGGAGGACGACGAAGCAAGCAGCAAAGCCCAGGAATGGTGTGGGATGAAGCAGAAGTTGCTTCCAGGGAGCAGGGAGGTTTGGGAGACAGGTTTGAAAAaattgtgtgtatgtatatgcctATGTGTGCTATGCACATACTGGCCACACTTGCCACTAGCATACACACACAAGGATTGGCCAAGGGGTTATGGTCCTCAAGTTTGCCAACCCTGTTCTAGGCCACTGACTACAGGTCCCTATTGCTGCCTCACCTGTCAAACCTGAGTTGCAGAGCTCCAAACCGACCACACCAGGGTTTCATGAAGCTGCAAAGAGTCCATGGTTGTTTATTAACCTGAGTATAACAAATATAACATGTACACAGTATAAAAATGAACATTGAGCATGAGAAGTATGACACATCCATGAACTGTCCACATTTCTTTGGGCAATGGGATATCAAGAACTTCACGGCTTGGAAAGTTCTGGGCGTAAAAATTTCCTCTCattccacaaaaaaaaaaaaaaaaaaatcatacaaaGTACATTCAAATACTCAAAAGTTGATTCTCAGGGCTGGGAAGGGAAAATGTCCTGCATTGACAACAGTTTCCTTGGCCCAGGAATCTCTGGCCCAGTGGCTTCCCATGTTGCACTTTTGGGGTGGTCAGGGCTCTTTGTTGCGTCTCTTAAATTAAATCATCTTAAATCAAAAAGTACAAATTGTTTGAAACCACATAAGACATGCAACCTTCTGCCATCGACACGTTTGGGGCACATGCAGGCAAAGAGCAGTTTGTAGGCTGGGCCCTAGGCAGGTTCTGAGTTGATGGGCGGCAAGTTCTGGTGCTTGAAATACTGGACCACTTGTTGCGGCAGCTCCGCCAGGACAGCTTTGGCCAGGGTTTCCTTCGGTGCCTGAAAGAAGAAAGCCAGTGCAGTTCAAGCTTCTCCaccatgaaataaaataaataagtagataGAGTTTCACTGAAGCCACTTCACACATTCGGCCGCTGCCACGATATCAAAGCAATGTATAGCTATGCCTCTTCTCTGTATCCTGAAGGCATCCACCAAGGAGCTGTGGTCAGTGGAGTTGGTGGGGttaggccagccttccccaatccagTGCCTTccggatgttttggaccacaactcccatcagccctggccgaTATGGGAGTTGCACTCCAAAACGTTGGTCTGACTGAGCAGAAAGCCCATTTAGTGACCCTAACACAGGCAGTATGTCTCAGTGGTGATTTAAGAACAGGAGACAAGCTTTGCTGGATTGAAACAAACGTTAACCTAAGCCAGCATCCCGAGAAGTCCACAGCTTATGGTGAAGGGCGggtaacaaataaaaataatagagcTTAGGGCTGGCAAAGCCTTTCACACTCACACTACGGAATTCCCGGAAGGGCACAAACTGGACGATGTCACGCACGGCCTCCTCTCCCGTGTAAGACCGGACCACGCGGCTGTCTCCATCCAGGAACTCCATGGCTGCAAAGTCCGCGTTCCCCACTCCCACGATGATGATGGACATAGGCAGCTTGGAGGCTTGCACAACAGCATGCCGCGTCTCGTCCATGTCACTGATGACGCCGTCGGTGATGATCAAGAGGATGAAGTATTGCTGAAGAAGCAGGGTGAAAAAGTGAAAAGTCAGACACGTTCCATGGTATGGGGACATGGGTTGAGCAGTTTGAGATGATgagccaggagctgggacagtcCTGCTCagttgcaaggagggaggggcacCTGGCCTGACACTGGAACATGGGTGTCAGTAAGTCCAAAAGAGTTGTGTGTTGGGGTGATCCAGTGGATTGGCAGGGGAAGATGGATATGGCTCACATCCAAAGGGcaccctgctctctctccaaaccagGAGAAACTAGATTGGGGAATGTGACTGGCTCTAGCTTAGGCTTCCTCATGGAAGATCTATTCTCTTCTGGCATGTTATCTATTAAAATTTCCTGATGATTAGTGCCAAAGCACAGACACAACTGACACCTGATTAGCACTCCTTGGTCCTTGGTGAAACCTGCAGGATGATCCCTTGTCCTCAGACAAGGTGCAGGACAACATTGCCTTAATACAGGAGGACGTCTCAACCGAATAgtgcaggagaaggagaagttTGTGCTGAGCCCCCATCAGAGTTCTCAACATTTTCCTAAAAGAGGGCCTATCTACATTAAGAAATAATATCAATGGAAACTTTTTCTGGGGTGTGAGGGTTTGCAGGGCGATTTTcatcaggaccacagcaggggATGGAAGGGATAGACGATTGAGgctattggactacaatttccatcatcctgaccattgtccacactggctggggatgatgggggttAGAATCCAACACCATCCGGAGAGTAGCACCAGATCGGCTACCCCTACCAAATGTTCCTGGTATATGAGGACAGTTGGGGTACATTTCTTCCCGTGTATTTTCAACCAACACACTGGAGTTATAAAATTAATCCTTCTCCTGTTCTGCAGCTCAAACTGTGGAACCAAAATAGCAACACAAACATTCTCTCCGAAGCACACATTTATTTCTGCAAGTCTTTAATGGCGGGTGATCCAATCCATGAGCTTTCAGAGCAGAGTGAGCTAGCAGTGCATTGGACGTCATCCAGGGGCTCAATTCTGCAGTAGCATTATCATGTATGTGTAGGATCtaatgcagtggttcccaaagtgggcagtaccagttggtagagcatgagacacttaatctcagggttgtgggttcaaaccccacgttgggcaaaagattcctgcattgcaggagattggactagatgactcgtggtcccttccaattctatgatctagggtaaaaaggtaaaggtatgctCTGGCAGTGGGATTACCTAAGGGGGTGTTAGGAGACAGTGGGGGTGGCAGGGCGCACTAGAGGTGTAAATGACTCTCAGACTTCAAAAAGCTGGTATCAATCAAGTTCATCAGTTAATTAATtgaaatagttttaactggattttaaaTAAAGGTGCAAttgattgttactgttttgagttttattgtgttattttcTTCCATACTGGGTCCTGCAAACCGCTAAATGCTTTCTATATGGTAGGAGGCACTGGGGacgagtttatggaaccaagaagGTGGTGGCCtgaaaagtttgggaagcactgatcTAATAgttctcctccttgcagcctctgccctcctgcagatCCAGCAGTGCCCCCACCAAACACACTTTATCCAAAAACAAATGGCAAAGGTGCCTGAACTCACAGTCGCAGATTGTTGCTCGGTGGCCTGGGCTGCAAACCGAGCCACATGGTTGATGATGGGGGAGAAGTTAGTTGGTCCATAGAAGCGTATgtgaggcaggcaggtggagtaGGCTTGGACGATGCCTTCTACACCTTTAGAGCAAAGTAAGAGAACGGGTGGTCAGTGCTGCAGGCCCCCAAATGCACACAAATCCAGGTGTGAGCCCCAATTCCTGTCCCAAAGTTTTGATTTAGCAACCTTTGTGTTCCTGAAATAGCCTTGCAGCACAACCCCATCAtgcatgtgtctactcagaagaaagtccagtTGGGACTCATCCCCAGGTAAGTGCATAGAGGATCCTGGCCTAAAACTCACCCAAATGACGAAGACTTCTCTAATTGGGGGGTAGCCCTAAATATAGGTAACTAATTAATGACTTGAGACAGTCTCATCGTTGGGTGGCGGTGGGAAAGAATCTTATAAAAGAAACAACCTTTTCAAGCTTCTTGTCAAGCTGCTTGCAGGGGGCCTCCTGCTCGGCTCCATCCGGAAGTGTGTGGGGTTTTCTGTCTCTGCATCCCAGCTATTTATTCCTCGCCCCGTTAACTCAGGTGACCCTTTAACCTATCACTCAAGCAACATGTATGAACACCTACTAATGCTCCCAGGCTGCTTCATGTCTCTGTGAGAGGTGGAGGCTGCTTTGGTTGCATTTCCCAGAGGATTCACAGACGACTCCCAACAAGTGCTGCTAACTAGAACAAAACCTCTATGCTCAGAGGAAGGATAAGCTCAGAGGCAACATCTGCCAAGAGGCATCTGGCTAGTTGGTATCGGAAGCAGGAGGCTTCACACTAATCCAAAAAGGCAATTGGAACTAGAGAAGAAGGAATCTATCGATttccctttctcatttttccagtctgcaGTGATTTATTCCCAGTGAAAATGTGTCAATATTTAacatgaatttctcctaatatatacatttcttttttactaatatacacacattttgcaagcaactttCACTACCATAATGCATTCTGTAtgtaattttcactaatatatgcattttggtacacattatttggttggtcAATGGCCTCACAGAATTTTGAGGAGAGTATATTTTGATTTTGAAGGATAGTTATGTTTGGAtatgcatattgttttgggaagtgtgaattgggtGGCTTCTTagtaaaatgcaaacagaatcaaatcTCTTCTGCATCCCTAGTTGGAACACCCAAGGCAGCTTtccctggtgtcctccagaagttgttgaactacaactcccatcagcccctgccagccaaGGCCTTAAAAGATTTGAACTGGGGCTCTTCTCTAAGCTTTTTGTACACCCCACATATAGAGCTATTTTAGTCTGTGGTGGAAGCTACTTAGAGAAAGTTCTTGTGTCTTTTCAGAAggtgtgccaccccccccccaaaaaaaacctcagcTTTGCACCCCCTGCATTTAAGACAGAATGTATATATTGCTCTACATGCAGAAAATGCCTCAGCAGTgtagagaaataaaatataaaacatagtacAGATTTTAAAACAGCGTTAAAATTTAAAAGCCAATGAATTAAAGACAGCAGAAATAAAATGAACTGTGCACTTACCGAGGCAAAAAGGGTTTGTAGGATTGAAGTTAATGGCAAATTCGTGAGAAACCTGGAAGACGAAGGTTGAAAAAGAAGCAGCGTGGATTAATTTTACTCCTCTTTCCACCCAAACATATTGCAAAATGTGGCTGATACCCAAGTTTCAGGATGTGTTTCCTCCAAGATTCACCTGAGCATTAAAACTAGGAGAACCCATTCTCTCCACCCTTCCCCAAAGACTGCCTTGTGCCACAAGGACACCACACCCATTTTTGCACATCCGCTTGTCCACTGAATGTATGTAATGATGGAGCTAGCAAGCAATTCATGTAACCCAGGGCTAGCTCCACCAAGCCTCTTCTTTTGCTTCAGTGGGAGAGGTGAGAAGAGGAGCTCCTTCCATCAGCCCTGAGAGaagaccagctccatcaggctgAGCCTCCAGCCCTTGAGCAGCTTCCATTCCAGCAAGTCACTGAAAGGACCAAAAACTTTAAGCACAAGCACCTGGCCTTTGTTTCCCACTTTCCCTTCCCTGTCCCTTttgtgtcatcatcatcatcatcatcatgccttTTTGATTGCGAGCCTGCAGGGCAGGGAATGCCTGGTTCAACTGTCTGCacacaaactgctctgggaacctttctggctgaagagcaggaAGGCACAATTGCTCCAAATAAATGCATCACCTTTCTTTTTCATGGGACTAAACTTTAGTTGCAAAAGCCGCCACGCGAACACCCCTGCACTGTCCCCCAAAGGCAGCTCTCATCACATTGCACTGCATTACATTTCGGCCCGTAACCATCATTGCTGTTCCCTCCCACGCCAAACTCGCATGGTCCTGTGCCTCTCTGTTTGGAAGTAAAATGTGCCACCCCAAAGCAAGGTCTGGCTCCTGCATACTCAGGGGGCTTCTCAGGTATCCCGAAGACTAGCTTATGAATGAgatggaaatgaatgaatgaatgaacaaaccaAATAGGCACAAATTTGTCCCTTTGTGGCATCTATGGAATGTGGAGGGCAGTTGAGCACTGAGTGGGTCAGTgccaaagaaaggaagagaaaagagaaggcAATTGCAGGGCTTATGTCTTTTCATTCTTTGGTTGTAAGGacgtaagaaaagccctgctggatcaggcccaaggaggCCCATCCAGCCAGGCATCCTGTGTAAGAGGAACAgtagcaactctccccacttgagattcccagcgactggcattcagaagcatcactgtctcTGACAATGGAAATTATGCTGTGAAGGTTACTTCGTGATTACTTTTTTAAGTACACCATGCACTGTGCTTGGCTCCCAATTTTGGGGAAGAGACATATaactcacaaacaaacaaacaaacaaacaaacaaacaaacaaacaaacaaacaaacaaacagtattgAACTTTTAGTGTCTGTCTTTGAGCATTTATTACAGCTGTATCCTAAGAGTGGGCACTGGGGCCAAGGAGATACTATGATCCATTAAGTTAAAAACACCCATTCCAAAAATgtacagagggtttttttttggggggtcacCCCCTTCCCCACTCTCTAGACCCCCCCTACATATAGCAAAAAAAGGTCTCAGGACTGAGCCCTTTTTTGCCATATAGCATAGTAGGAAAAAGCTTCATGAATGtgtaaacaacaacccaaaaaagtGTTCTTTTTGGTTCCCCCTCACCTTGCAAGTCCCAGTCAACAGCATAGGGATCCTGTTTCAGACTAGCAAGAGGGCTGGGGACAGGTCCTCAGGTGACACAATACAAAGCATCGTGATTTCCATAGACGACACTTTCTTTTCCCAGACTTGCAGGCTCAGGGCCCTTTCTCCCCATGAGCAAACAATGAATAATTTGACATAGTCTTCCCACCACCCCCAAAAGTTTGCACATGGGAGGGACCTTGACAGatggctgcagccacagcctcctgggtgtccccccccccccagtgctttgGGATTTGAATTTGTTCCCTCTCACAGCCCCTACAGAGGAGACTTCTTGAGGTCCCCTTCGCAGAGGCCTTTGCATTTCAAGATGTTCTctgacatttccaacatgttttttttaaaatgtgctgaatATCTTATTCATATCAGTCCTTTGAAAGCATCCTGTGGCACCATGGCAACAAGAGCATCGGGAGAACAAAGCATGATTTCTATGTCTCTTATCTTTAATAGTCATCTCGGCTTCCTGCTCTGGTCCTCACTGTAACAATAGCCATGTTTGCAATTTGTTATCTGCAGTCCATGGAAAATGCAGATAGCCATCCACGAGGTTATAGATATGGTGGAAATTAAGAGCAGGCATTCTCAAAAGCAGCCAATATGTATCTATTTTTTGGGtatgttcttttcactaatacatgtgtTTCTGTGCACACTTCACCTCAGCCTatgtatttctgcacacattacttggctaagAGAACTGCAATGCAAATTTTTGAGAAATGCGAACTCTGAAatgtagctgtgtttcagtttgtgtattgtgagGTAGGTTTACACACCATCCCTGGCCAGATCCCCCACAAAGTCACAAGCGTTGTTATATGTGAGAGATTTCCGCAGCTAAAATAAACCTAAACCTCCTGAATGGTGGTCTGGTTTCCTGCATGGAAAATGTATTGAGTCATCCTGTTCTTTGGCTGGAAACTAAATCAGGCTTATAGGCTATTTAGATAAAATAGACCTGCCTCTCTGGAAAGCAAAcaggtgttgttttttgtttgctgggTGGGAAAAACACCTAGAAAAGTGTATCAATCACTGGACCCCCCTGAAACATGAGGAACAAATGGAAGTTATGTGTCCTATTGACAGGTGGTTCTGAGCATAAATTTTAAGCCTAGTTTCACAGAGCTACTGTGCTTGCCAGATCTAATATGCAGGGTTGGGAGTTTTAACTGCAATATCCAAATAGATGACAATTAGGCCTGTCAATTAATGTTTCCAGTGGCTCCATTCAGGCCACATCACAGAGCACAGATCTGGGACCCCACAGCCTGGGGTGCTTATATTTTGCtgtaagctgcacagagtggctggggcaacccactcaaTGGGTGAcatattgtttttgttgttgttacatttagTCAGTCCTTAGGACACTGAATAATGCAAAAACCAAAGCAAGTGTCTGCAAAGGTGTTTTGGCTTTTACCAAAGACGTAGTCTAGTTATATGCTACTATGAATTTAGATATTTAAGGATGGAGTTTTTTGTACTGAAAGAAATTTTATGTCTGCTAGACTGTTTACTTCTTATTT encodes the following:
- the PSME3IP1 gene encoding PSME3-interacting protein, with the protein product MDGGEGSADLVINKRFVSEAEIEERRKRRQEEWEKVRKPEDPEECPEEVYDPRSLYERLQEQKDKKQQEFEEQFKFKNMVRGLDEEETKFLDEVSRQQALIEKQRREEDLKELNEYRISFALKHFLFTLSKVGVSADLKKETDKKLPAKSAENKSKFSQAKLLAGAVKHRSSEGANSVKRLKLDPDPDHDKTPEKPPCVPLSSGSVSGSALHCPSAAVCIGILPGLGAYSGSSDSESSSDSEGTINSTGKIVSSVFRGSNFFDAPL